One Ricinus communis isolate WT05 ecotype wild-type chromosome 7, ASM1957865v1, whole genome shotgun sequence genomic region harbors:
- the LOC8267251 gene encoding RPW8-like protein 1, which produces MLPEAVLGAALGALLQEIINAKEKATFFRRTLEHLESTLKGVYPIVSDILKIESVPADTCTRFAEQLKKAKALVKMYSDIKKWKLLKKRKVRKLIEEMDASLQRFLTRDFQAAQLLYLAIIDKDVIEMNKKMDRVITLLDRTNGDATTKGYESSSETATEEISAPSSPDTAGQSKPEKAAFELHWEISKEKCLDIHFRRRRV; this is translated from the coding sequence ATGCTTCCGGAGGCTGTTTTAGGGGCCGCTCTTGGAGCTTTGCTCCAAGAAATTataaatgcaaaagaaaaggcaaCTTTCTTCAGGAGAACCCTTGAACACCTGGAATCGACACTCAAGGGAGTATATCCAATAGTTAGTGATATCCTGAAGATAGAAAGTGTTCCTGCTGATACATGTACTAGGTTTGCGGAGCAGTTGAAGAAAGCAAAGGCGCTTGTTAAAATGTATTCAGACATCAAGAAATGGAAGCTGCTCAAGAAACGTAAGGTCAGGAAACTGATTGAAGAAATGGATGCTTCTCTTCAAAGGTTTTTGACTCGGGATTTTCAGGCTGCGCAATTGCTCTATCTTGCAATAATTGACAAAGATGTAATTGAAATGAACAAGAAAATGGATCGTGTAATCACCCTGCTGGATAGAACAAATGGCGATGCAACAACCAAAGGATACGAATCAAGTTCCGAGACTGCAACTGAAGAAATCTCAGCACCATCAAGTCCAGATACTGCGGGTCAGAGCAAGCCAGAAAAAGCTGCATTTGAATTGCATTGGGAAATCAGCAAAGAAAAATGTTTAGACATTCACTTTCGGCGTCGTCGCGTGTAG
- the LOC8267247 gene encoding LOW QUALITY PROTEIN: uncharacterized protein LOC8267247 (The sequence of the model RefSeq protein was modified relative to this genomic sequence to represent the inferred CDS: inserted 1 base in 1 codon): protein MGSLFASAAAGAGLELAFGSLLRIILEVRRKNVMFASTLQILIDTMEAIRPSIKRIDSFNTDFDRPDEIKGLRDLIRKGEDLVIKCSKVHKYNYVKKPYYTKKLIKLDESIRRYISTILPLYQTSDIKETLYEMRVLSTQIRNLSIGASSSGGGASSKSSGIMGVCSPPGLKVVPVGLDIPMKDLREKLLKVDELSKVIVVSAPGGCGKTTLAISLCHDPNINVKYKGNIFFVTVSKSPNLLVIVQRLFQHLDSMVPDFLSEEDAVYQLENLFRSIAPDPILLVLDDVWAGAESLVENLKFPIKDYKILVTSRFELSRFGSSYRLQTLNDTDATTLFCHLAFLPDGNMYRPDQDIVNKIVEVCKGFPLAISVVGKSLCGKSAAEWSKRIKECSKAASILANCELLNCLQSSVDALNDNAAAKECYKDLGSFPEDQKIPATTLIDMWMELHNLDEDNAIANLYELSDRNLVDLVVTSRKDASEDYGSVNVLQHDLLRELAIIQSNSLSIERRKRLFVDISGNKIPEWWVEPRQLFIRASLLSICTDEMFSSSWCSMEAPEVKVLVLNFQSKNYTLPFFMSGMEKLKVLVVANYGFSPAELSNFQLLGSLFNLKRIRLEKISIPSFFLTSVQLEKLEKISLVMCNIGQAFCNSAIWMPNLMEINIDYCNDLVELPDGLCDLIRLKRLSITNCHKLSALPEEIGKLVNLELLRLNSCIELLELPESIGELHNLSILDISDCLSITKLPEQISELSNLRKLYMIDCSSCELPLSVMNLVHLKEVIGDEETANSWKDFSSFLPNLVIKVHKDINLNWLRSNPHKAKARVKCEVAQTIRIDSGHGRLTIPALFIWTPSNSHLWNLSLPFTGVESVMAADLVGGAVLGAILGELLEAVLRAKNRTFMFKSILKRMECTLETVTPIVKEIEELNKVLDRRNEEMGIIMKEIRKGKKLVLECSGMQWYYACWRTPKYAGKLIKLEKSLKLFFQIVMQAQRARDGKEALLEMKDLRMDLKRLGLNANNKRAHSVNGYSPPLVIPEPPTNPVGLKVPLEELKMELFNDGASIVVLSAPPGCGKTTLAKLLCHDEQVKEKFRDNIFFVIVSRKPTMEDIVQKLFQHKDYEMPWFQNDEHIVYHLEQFLKRLAPDPILLVLDDIWHDSESLLDKFKFQIPNYKILVTSRSAFPRFGSNSTYKLKPLNDKDATTLFRNSASLPEKLCDIDEDVVDKIVKGCKGIPLALKVVGRSLCGEPEEIWKRREMELSKGNTIFEYSDILNCLQSSLDALDSSIIIKECYMDLCAFPEDQRIPVTALIDTWAELYELDEDGVYAVANLYELSTRNLIDLVVTRKDRNGSYNQHFVIQHDLLRELAIRQNSFESFEQTKRLVLDTSAGDASNWWMGQKQPSIVCRLLSISTDEKFASIWCSIQAPEAEVLVLNTRTKNYRLPAFLEKMKKLKVLVLTNYSFFPTSIGNFPVLGAVSNLKRIRLEKISIPSYGFTSIEFKNLQKITLXEAFSSTSAIKVSEALPNLVELNIDYCNDFTELPVGLCQLIQLKKFSVTNCHKLATLPKEIGKLINLEVVRLSSCIELLGLPNTIESLQKLSTLDISECSEIRKLPGQIGDLHNLRKLHMMGCSNDIELPPSLLNLEHLKEVICDEEIASLWEPFAEHLKKLKIKVHKEDINLNWLCN, encoded by the exons ATGGGTTCCCTTTTCGCATCAGCAGCAGCAGGAGCTGGTTTAGAGTTAGCTTTTGGAAGTCTTTTGAGAATTATTCTAGAggtaagaagaaaaaatgttATGTTTGCTTCTACCTTGCAAATCTTGATAGATACAATGGAGGCTATAAGACCGAGCATCAAGAGGATAGATTCATTCAACACAGATTTTGATAGGCCTGACGAGATTAAAGGGTTAAGGGATTTGATTAGGAAAGGTGAGGATTTAGTTATTAAATGCTCAAAAGTCCATAAGTACAATTATGTCAAGAAGCCTTATTATACCAAGAAACTTATCAAGCTTGATGAGTCTATTCGTAGGTATATTAGTACTATTTTGCCACTATATCAAACATCAGATATTAAAGAGACTTTGTATGAAATGAGAGTTCTGAGTACTCAGATTAGGAACTTAAGTATTGGAGCATCAAGTAGTGGTGGTGGTGCATCCAGTAAGAGTAGTGGTATTATGGGTGTGTGCTCACCTCCTGGACTCAAGGTTGTTCCCGTTGGGTTAGATATTCCTATGAAGgatttaagagaaaaattgCTGAAGGTTGATGAGCTATCAAAAGTGATTGTGGTATCAGCTCCTGGAGGATGTGGAAAGACTACATTGGCTATATCACTTTGTCATGATCCTAATATCAATG TCAAATACAAGGGCAATATCTTCTTTGTTACTGTCTCAAAATCACCCAACCTACTGGTTATTGTGCAGAGATTATTCCAGCATTTGGATTCCATGGTGCCTGATTTTCTAAGTGAAGAAGATGCAGTTTACCAATTGGAAAATTTGTTTAGGTCCATAGCACCAGATCCTATACTGCTGGTCCTCGATGATGTTTGGGCTGGAGCAGAATCTCTTGTTGAGAACCTCAAGTTCCCAATAAAAGATTACAAGATTTTGGTGACATCAAGATTTGAATTGTCGCGATTTGGTTCCAGTTATAGATTGCAAACACTAAATGATACAGATGCCACAACTCTCTTTTGTCACCTAGCATTCCTGCCAGATGGAAACATGTACAGACCAGATCAAGATATTGTGAATAAG ATAGTGGAAGTCTGTAAGGGATTCCCACTAGCCATTTCAGTGGTTGGCAAATCACTATGTGGGAAGTCTGCGGCAGAGTGGAGCAAGAGAATCAAGGAATGTTCTAAAGCTGCTTCTATTCTTGCTAACTGCGAACTGCTTAATTGTCTACAAAGCAGTGTTGATGCCTTGAATGATAATGCTGCAGCCAAGGAGTGTTACAAGGACCTAGGTTCCTTTCCTGAAGACCAAAAGATTCCTGCGACCACACTTATAGACATGTGGATGGAATTGCATAATCTTGATGAAGACAACGCCATTGCTAACCTCTATGAACTCTCCGATCGGAATCTGGTTGATCTTGTAGTTACAAG CAGGAAAGATGCAAGTGAAGATTATGGCTCTGTCAATGTGCTGCAGCATGATTTGCTAAGAGAGTTGGCTATCATTCAAAGCAACTCATTGAGCATTGAACGAAGAAAAAGGCTATTTGTAGACATAAGTGGAAATAAAATTCCAGAATGGTGGGTGGAACCAAGGCAACTATTTATCAGGGCCAGCCTCTTATCTATCTGCACAG ATGAAATGTTCTCATCAAGTTGGTGCAGCATGGAAGCACCTGAAGTCAAGGTTCTAGTTCTAAATTTCCAGTCCAAGAACTACACCTTACCCTTCTTCATGAGTGGAATGGAGAAGCTAAAGGTTTTAGTAGTTGCAAATTATGGTTTCTCTCCTGCTGAGTTGAGCAATTTCCAGCTTCTTGGTTCTTTATTCAATCTGAAGAGAATCAGATTAGAAAAGATTTCAATTCcatcatttttcttgacaTCCGTACAATTGGAGAAGCTAGAAAAGATATCTTTGGTTATGTGTAATATTGGCCAAGCTTTTTGTAACTCTGCTATCTGGATGCCTAATTTGATGGAGATCAACATCGACTACTGCAATGATTTGGTGGAACTACCTGATGGGTTGTGCGATCTTATCCGCCTAAAAAGGCTCAGTATCACCAATTGTCACAAACTGTCTGCACTACCAGAAGAAATTGGAAAGCTGGTGAATTTGGAGCTGCTGAGACTTAATTCTTGCATTGAATTGTTAGAGTTGCCAGAATCAATTGGGGAACTCCATAATTTGAGCATTCTTGACATATCTGACTGCTTAAGCATAACAAAATTGCCAGAACAGATCAGTGAGTTGAGTAATTTAAGAAAGCTCTACATGATTGACTGCTCAAGTTGTGAACTTCCATTGTCAGTAATGAACCTTGTCCACCTAAAGGAAGTGATAGGTGATGAAGAAACAGCCAATTCATGGAAAGATTTCTCCTCTTTCCTGCCGAATCTGGTAATTAAGGTGCATAAAGATATCAACTTGAACTGGCTTCGCT CAAATCCACataaagcaaaagcaagagtCAAGTGCGAAGTTGCCCAAACAATACGCATCGACTCAGGACATGGCAGGCTAACAATTCCTGCTCTTTTCATATGGACACCTTCCAA TTCTCATTTATGGAACTTGTCACTTCCTTTCACAGGAGTAGAATCAGTTATGGCAGCTGACTTAGTTGGCGGGGCTGTCCTTGGCGCAATACTTGGAGAGCTTCTAGAAGCAGTTCTGAGAGCTAAAAACAGAACCTTCATGTTCAAGTCAATACTAAAACGCATGGAATGCACGCTTGAAACCGTTACTCCAATCGTTAAGGAGATCGAAGAGCTGAACAAGGTATTGGATCGGagaaatgaagaaatgggaataataatgaaagaaatcaGGAAAGGCAAGAAGCTGGTTCTTGAATGCTCAGGAATGCAATGGTATTATGCATGTTGGAGAACACCTAAGTACGCAGGTAAGCTTATCAAGTTAGAAAAATCACTCAAGTTGTTCTTCCAAATTGTTATGCAAGCTCAACGAGCAAGAGATGGTAAAGAAGCGTTATTGGAGATGAAAGATCTTCGCATGGATTTAAAACGCTTAGGTTtgaatgcaaataataaaagggCGCATAGTGTGAATGGATATAGTCCTCCATTGGTGATTCCTGAGCCACCGACAAATCCTGTAGGACTAAAGGTTCCATTAGAGGAATTGAAAATGGAGCTGTTTAATGACGGGGCGTCCATTGTTGTATTGTCTGCTCCTCCAGGTTGCGGAAAGACCACATTGGCTAAACTACTTTGTCATGATGAACAAGTTAAAG AGAAATTTAGGGATAATATATTCTTTGTGATTGTGTCAAGAAAGCCAACCATGGAGGACATTGTACAGAAACTATTTCAGCACAAGGATTATGAGATGCCTTGGTTTCAAAATGACGAGCATATAGTTTACCACTTAGAACAATTTTTGAAGAGACTAGCACCAGATCCTATATTGTTAGTACTGGATGATATTTGGCATGATTCAGAATCTCTCCTTGACAAATTCAAGTTCCAAATCCCAAATTACAAGATTTTGGTGACATCAAGATCTGCATTTCCAAGATTTGGTTCTAATTCTACATATAAGCTGAAGCCACTGAATGATAAAGATGCCACGACTCTTTTCCGCAATTCAGCTTCCCTTCCTGAAAAGTTATGTGACATTGATGAAGATGTTGTCGACAAG ATAGTGAAAGGGTGTAAGGGTATTCCACTAGCCCTTAAAGTGGTAGGTAGATCACTCTGTGGAGAACCTGAAGAAATTtggaaaagaagagaaatggAACTGTCAAAAGGCAATACTATTTTTGAATACAGTGATATACTCAATTGTCTCCAGAGCAGTTTGGATGCCCTGGACAGTTCGATTATAATCAAGGAATGTTATATGGACCTGTGTGCATTTCCTGAAGACCAAAGAATTCCTGTCACTGCCCTCATTGATACGTGGGCAGAATTGTATGAACTAGATGAAGATGGTGTATATGCTGTCGCCAACCTTTATGAGCTCTCCACTCGGAATCTGATTGATCTCGTAGTCACAAG GAAAGATAGAAATGGCAGCTATAATCAGCACTTCGTTATCCAGCATGATCTTCTCAGAGAGCTAGCCATCCGCCAGAACAGCTTTGAATCCTTTGAGCAGACAAAAAGACTAGTTCTGGATACAAGTGCCGGTGATGCTTCCAACTGGTGGATGGGGCAAAAGCAGCCTAGCATAGTTTGCCGCCTCTTGTCTATCTCCACAG ATGAGAAATTTGCTTCAATTTGGTGCAGCATACAAGCACCTGAAGCTGAGGTTTTGGTTCTAAACACTCGTACAAAGAATTACAGATTACCTGCGTTCTtggagaaaatgaagaaattaaaagttcTGGTCCTCACAAACTACAGTTTCTTCCCTACTTCAATAGGAAATTTCCCAGTTCTTGGTGCTGTATCCAATTTGAAGAGGATCAGATTGGAGAAGATTTCAATTCCTTCCTATGGCTTCACCTCTATAGAGTTCAAGAATCTACAGAAGATAACAT GTGAAGCTTTTAGTAGTACATCTGCCATCAAGGTTTCAGAAGCATTGCCAAACTTGGTGGAATTAAACATCGACTACTGCAACGATTTCACAGAGTTGCCCGTTGGCCTGTGTCAACTTATCCAGCTAAAGAAATTCAGTGTCACCAATTGTCACAAGTTGGCTACATTGCCTAAAGAAATTGGCAAGTTGATTAATTTGGAGGTTGTAAGACTTAGTTCCTGTATCGAGCTGTTAGGGTTACCAAACACGATAGAAAGCCTCCAGAAGCTGAGCACTCTTGATATATCAGAGTGCTCAGAGATCAGGAAATTGCCAGGCCAGATTGGCGATCTGCATAATCTAAGAAAACTCCATATGATGGGTTGCTCAAACGATATTGAGTTGCCGCCATCATTGTTGAATCTTGAGCATCTTAAGGAAGTGATATGCGACGAAGAAATAGCCAGCTTATGGGAACCATTTGCAGAGCATCTCaagaagttaaaaattaaggtGCATAAAGAAGATATCAACTTAAACTGGCTCTGCAATTGA
- the LOC8267250 gene encoding pentatricopeptide repeat-containing protein At4g37170, whose product MKLSQSIPLMNKAIKSSYSSQSQSYNPLSHRTIFKLSSKDSFIDRLCNEGRFKEAIALLCEQNRLKEAIQVLNQIDRPSPSIYSSLIQSCLKNRALEVGKKVHDHIKLSGFIPGLVISNRLLDMYAKCNDLVDAQKLFEEMGERDLCSWNVLISGCAKMGLLKEARKLFDTMPERDNFSWTAMISGYVRHNRPHEALELYRLMKKCENLTSNKFTVSSVLAAAAAIPCLRIGKEIHGYIMRTGLDSDEVVWSALSDMYGKCGSIEEARHIFDKMVNRDVVTWTAMIDRYFEDGRREEGFELFAELLRSGIKPNDFTFAGVLNACADLGVEGIGKQVHGHMTRADFDPFSFAASALVHMYSKCGNMVNAERVFRGMPQPDLVSWTSLIAGYAQNGHPDEALQYFELLLKSGTRPDHITFVGVLSACAHAGLVDKGLQYFHSISKDYGLTHTADHYACIIDLLARTGRFEEAEDIIHKMPMQPDKFLWASLLGGCRIHGNLKLAKRAAEALFEIEPENPATYVTMANIYATAGMWSEVSKIRKTMDDRGVVKKPGLSWIEIKRKVHVFSVGDALHPRSKDIHEFLRKLSKRMKEEGFVPDTNFVLHDVEEEQKEQHLSYHSEKLAVAFGIISTPQGTPIKVLKNLRTCVDCHTAIKFISKITNRKIVVRDSNRFHCFESGNCSCGDFW is encoded by the coding sequence ATGAAGCTCTCTCAATCTATTCCTTTAATGAACAAAGCCATTAAATCTTCCTATTCTTCtcaatctcaatcttataacCCTCTTTCTCATAGAACCATCTTCAAATTAAGCAGCAAAGACAGCTTTATCGACCGCTTATGCAACGAGGGTAGATTTAAAGAAGCGATTGCTCTCTTATGTGAACAAAATCGCTTAAAAGAAGCAattcaagtacttaatcaaataGATAGACCTTCACCTTCCATTTACTCATCCCTCATTCAATCTTGTCTCAAAAATCGTGCTCTTGAAGTGGGTAAAAAGGTTCATGATCATATAAAACTTTCCGGGTTTATACCTGGTTTAGTTATATCAAACCGGCTTCTTGATATGTATGCTAAATGTAATGATTTAGTTGATGCCCAGAAGCTTTTTGAAGAAATGGGTGAGAGAGATTTGTGTTCTTGGAACGTTTTGATTTCTGGGTGTGCTAAAATGGGTTTACTTAAGGAAGCAAGGAAACTGTTCGATACAATGCCTGAaagagataatttttcttggacTGCTATGATTTCTGGATATGTGAGGCACAATAGGCCCCATGAAGCTTTAGAGTTATACAGATTGATGAAGAAATGTGAGAATTTGACGTCAAATAAGTTCACAGTTTCTAGTGTTCTTGCTGCAGCGGCAGCTATTCCTTGTCTGCGGATAGGGAAAGAGATTCATGGTTATATAATGAGGACTGGATTGGATTCAGATGAGGTGGTTTGGAGTGCATTATCTGATATGTATGGTAAATGTGGGAGCATAGAGGAAGCGAGGCACATTTTTGACAAGATGGTGAATAGAGATGTTGTTACATGGACAGCAATGATTGATAGGTATTTTGAGGATGGTAGGAGAGAAGAGGGGTTTGAATTGTTTGCAGAGTTGTTAAGGTCTGGGATTAAGCCTAATGATTTTACATTTGCTGGGGTTTTGAATGCATGCGCTGACCTTGGTGTAGAAGGGATTGGAAAACAGGTTCATGGGCACATGACTAGAGCTGATTTTGATCCATTCTCTTTTGCAGCAAGTGCTCTAGTTCACATGTATTCTAAGTGTGGGAATATGGTAAATGCAGAAAGGGTGTTTAGAGGGATGCCTCAGCCTGATTTAGTTTCCTGGACTTCCTTGATTGCTGGGTATGCTCAAAATGGTCATCCTGATGAGGCTCTTCAGTACTTTGAGTTGCTACTGAAGTCAGGGACAAGGCCTGATCATATAACTTTTGTAGGTGTTCTTTCTGCTTGTGCTCATGCTGGATTAGTTGATAAAGGGCTGCAATATTTTCACTCCATAAGTAAGGATTATGGGCTAACTCATACTGCTGATCATTATGCTTGTATAATAGATTTATTGGCTCGAACTGGCCGATTTGAAGAAGCTGAAGATATTATTCATAAAATGCCTATGCAGCCTGACAAGTTTCTCTGGGCTTCCTTGCTAGGTGGTTGTAGAATTCATGGAAACCTTAAATTGGCAAAAAGAGCTGCGGAAGCATTGTTTGAAATTGAGCCCGAGAATCCTGCTACTTATGTTACAATGGCTAACATCTATGCCACTGCTGGTATGTGGAGTGAAGTATCAAAGATTAGAAAAACTATGGATGACCGAGGAGTGGTAAAGAAACCAGGTTTGAGTTGGATTGAGATCAAGAGAAAGGTACATGTGTTCTCGGTGGGAGATGCTTTGCATCCAAGATCCAAAGACATACATGAGTTTCTGAGAAAGCTTTCTAAAAGGATGAAAGAAGAAGGGTTTGTTCCTGACACAAATTTTGTGCTGCATGATGTGGAGGAGGAACAAAAGGAGCAACATCTCTCTTACCACAGTGAGAAACTTGCAGTTGCTTTTGGAATTATTTCTACTCCACAAGGAACACCAATCAAAGTTCTTAAGAATTTAAGGACTTGTGTAGACTGCCACACTGCAATTAAGTTTATATCGAAGAttactaatagaaaaatagttGTGAGGGATTCGAATCGTTTCCATTGTTTTGAGAGTGGAAATTGTTCTTGTGGGGACTTTTGGTGA
- the LOC8260595 gene encoding reticulon-like protein B13, with product MSDGSKSLLFSTDTVKDIVLWRRKKLSLLVLLVATVTWVLLDVYEFNFITVASWLAMLIVTSLFLYGNLVRLFRKEEPKISNWKISEETTTETAKSVRGMIEEGIRWMFHVSAESEWFIFARVVTVLWLLSYVGSFFDFLTLLYVGTVMGMSVPVIYVKNEEKIKRCEEWMKMKARRFYEMMDEKVFKQVKNKVVKVEEKKDKKVE from the exons ATGTCTGATGGTTCAAAATCTCTGTTGTTCTCTACag ATACTGTAAAAGATATAGTCCTATGGAGGAGAAAGAAGTTGAGCTTATTGGTCCTTTTAGTGGCAACAGTAACATGGGTCTTGCTAGATGTCTATGAATTCAATTTCATCACTGTTGCTTCCTGGCTAGCTATGCTTATTGTCACTTCACTCTTCCTCTATGGGAACCTGGTCAGGCTTTTCCGCAA AGAAGAgccaaaaatttcaaattggaaAATTTCAGAGGAGACAACTACGGAAACTGCAAAGTCAGTAAGAGGAATGATTGAAGAAGGAATTAGATGGATGTTTCATGTTAGTGCAGAGAGCGAGTGGTTCATTTTCGCTCGTGTGGTTACTGTCTTGTGGCTGCTTTCTTACGTTGGGAGcttctttgatttcttgacACTCCTGTACGTAG GTACAGTGATGGGGATGAGTGTTCCTGTGATATATGTGAAGAATGAGGAGAAGATAAAGAGGTGTGAAGAGTGGATGAAGATGAAGGCTAGGAGATTTTATGAGATGATGGACGAGAAGGTGTTCAAGCAAGTGAAGAACAAGGTAGTTaaagttgaagaaaagaaggatAAGAAGGTCGAATAG